The following coding sequences are from one Mytilus trossulus isolate FHL-02 chromosome 8, PNRI_Mtr1.1.1.hap1, whole genome shotgun sequence window:
- the LOC134681606 gene encoding uncharacterized protein LOC134681606 translates to MTFSLNDKDLHFRNECCDHQHLSGCPKCLQLSDLLDEIKRRVQLLETENIEDLYNEILFKTSNAIDNIVEWKKHIVRSKNQLRAKNHVISSLDGSKAIVMLDWAMKFLPQKFREGQTDWFGKRGVNWHIAVCLINGESGLQAMTDVHLFPSPVAQDAFTTASILCDIVSDLSTLKPEIKDVSFWSDNAGCYKSTLTLAMIYANLGPILSSYNFSEAQDGKGACDRKASHIKAEIKRYVNEGHNVLDANEMKKAIDSRNNKNYKCKIVEIDGRVLKPSVKAIPSISSFSDFNYSQHGLTVLKAYGIGNGKLIKWDQIYDCTKKMSVCLKVVDFSENITFTDIKVKYSEARQGLRESNNEEGHCSEEEDGNQDMDAVGDEENSLNEGGMLCCPVDGCVKSFIKHKNLEDHLLIGNCKFKLKNEPTLDMTKNMYLTKVTSKVEKTYSLSSDTVVVQENITEGWALKTRKPPTLFSKEQKLYLDEKFKIGETTGKKEDPITVSQEMRTTKVKGKRRFKMSEFLTSQQIGSYFSRVSRKKVEDNMPATIEEHLSSVREEILTKLND, encoded by the exons ATGACCTTCTCCCTGAATGACAAAGATCTTCATTTTAGAAATGAATGCTGTGATCACCAACATTTAAGTGGCTGTCCTAAATGTTTGCAGCTGTCAGATTTGCTAGATGAAATAAAGAGAAGGGTTCAATTACTGGAAACTGAAAATATTGAAGATTTgtataatgaaatattgttcAAAACTTCCAATGCGATTGACAATATTGTTGAATGGAAAAAACACATTGTCCGATCAAAAAATCAACTACGTGCTAAAAATCATGTCATTTCTTCGCTTGATGGATCTAAAGCAATTGTCATGTTAGATTGGGCAATGAAATTTCTGCCTCAAAAATTCAGAGAGGGACAAACAGACTGGTTTGGTAAACGTGGGGTAAATTGGCACATTGCTGTATGCTTAATTAATGGTGAAAGTGGTCTTCAAGCAATGACAGATGTTCATCTGTTCCCAAGTCCAGTTGCCCAGGATGCCTTTACAACAGCATCAATTTTGTGTGATATTGTTTCTGATTTATCAACTCTCAAGCCAGAAATCAAAGATGTTAGCTTTTGGTCAGACAATGCTGGGTGTTATAAAAGCACACTCACACTGGCAATGATATATGCCAATCTGGGACCTATTTTATCATCCTATAATTTCTCAGAAGCCCAGGATGGAAAAGGGGCCTGTGACAGGAAAGCATCTCATATCAAGGCTGAGATTAAAAGATATGTAAATGAAGGACACAATGTTTTGGAtgcaaatgaaatgaaaaag gcaATAGATtcaagaaacaacaaaaattacaaatgtaaaattgtgGAAATTGATGGACGTGTCCTGAAACCATCAGTGAAGGCAATTCCTTCCATTTCATCATTTAGTGATTTTAATTATTCTCAACATGGTTTGACAGTTTTGAAAGCATATGGGATTGGAAATG gTAAGCTGATCAAATGGGATCAAATCTATGACTGTACCAAGAAAATGTCAGTGTGTCTTAAAGTTGTTGATTTCTCCGAAAACATAACTTTTACTGATATCAAGGTAAAATATTCTGAAGCCAGACAGGGCTTAAGGGAAAGTAACAATGAGGAAGGGCATTGTAGTGAGGAGGAAGATGGTAATCAAGATATGGATGCAGTTGGTGATGAAGAAAACAGTTTGAATGAGGGAGGAATGCTGTGTTGCCCTGTTGATGGGTGTgtcaaaagttttattaaacATAAGAATTTGGAAGACCATCTTTTGATTGGGAACTgcaaatttaaattgaaaaatgaaccTACTCTtgacatgacaaaaaatatgtacTTGACAAAAGTCACCAGTAAAGTTGAGAAAACATATTCTTTGTCATCTGATACAGTTGTTGTTCAAGAAAATATTACAGAAGGTTGGGCTTTAAAGACAAGAAAACCGCCAACTTTATTTAGTAAAGAGCAAAAGCTGTATTTGGATGAAAAGTTTAAGATAGGAGAAACAACGGGAAAGAAAGAGGATCCTATAACTGTATCACAAGAAATGAGAACTACTAAAGTGAAGGGCAAAAGAAGATTCAAAATGAGTGAATTTCTTACATCACAGCAAATAGGGAGTTATTTTTCAAGAGTTTCCAGGAAGAAAGTTGAGGATAACATGCCTGCCACCATAGAAGAACATTTGTCTAGTGTTAGAGAAGAGATTTTGACAAAACTTAATGATTAG